TTCTGATTTGAACACCCACACTTCTTAATCGTGCAATTGCAGTTTTTACTATTGATGTGTCCAATTCTATTGGGTGGCTAAAGTGAGCCATGATGGAAAGATTTATGCCACATTTTACTATTTTTTCAAAAAGACGTAAAAGCTCATCTGTATCATCATCGGAAACAAATTTGTATGGCCAGTAGCCAAGTGCTTTTGTCCCTATTCTTATAGTTTGTAAGTTTTCCGGCTTGGCTTCCAACAAGGGTTCAATGTAGCTGGCAAATATTTTAGCTTTCATAATCATCGGATCCCCTCCTGTAAATAAAATATCGGTAACTTGATTATTTTGTATTACATAATCTTTCAGATGCGAAGATTCTTTTCCGGCAAACTTCAATTCGTCCATACCAACAAACTGCGGCCAGCGAAAACAAAATGTGCAATATGCGTGGCAGGTTTGGCCTTGGCTTGGAAAAAACAATAAGGTTTCCCTGTATTTGTGTTGCATTCCTGTTAATTTTTCCCCATTCAGTATGGGTATATTGTGTTCTACTTGTCCTGCAGGATGAGGATTTAATTCACCTCGAATAATATTTGCTGTATTCTTAATAACATCCTTTTCTTTAGTATTGTCGAGCACCATTTTCATCATATCATAATGCTTTTTGCTTAACATCCCTCTCTGTGGAAATGTTAATTTAAAAATCGGATCATTATCGAGGTTATCCCAATTAATTAATTCGTTAACTACATAATTATTTGTTTTAAACGGTAGTACACTTCCAACCACGTCAATAGCTTCTATTTGTTTTTTGGTAAGCTTGCTTATTTGAGGAATCTGTTGGTAATTATGTAAGGCAAATGATTGTAGTTTCATTTTAAGTAAATTAATTAATAATTGCAATGGTAATAGTTACATATATTTATTCCATTGACATTTATCAATTTTACTCTCAAATTAGATTTATACTCTTGTAAGGAATTAAAAAAGCAATAATATGCAGATACAAGTTTTAAAATCAAAAATTCACAATGCATTTATAACGGAAGCTGATGTAAATTATATCGGAAGTATTACCATTGATGAAGATTTAATGGATGCTGTTAGCTTAATTGAAGGGGAACAGGTTCATGTAATCAATCACAGAAACGGAGAGCGTCTGATAACATATGTTATAAAAGGCAAAAGAGGTACTAAAGAGATTTGCATGAATGGTCCGGCAGCTCTGAAAATAAGTAAGGGAGATAAAGTAATTATTATTGCCTATGTTGGAATGAAAATTGAAGCAGCAAAAAAATTTAAACCTAAGATAATATTCCCAAAGGAAGATAATTCCATATAATTATATCTATCTATCTATCTATCTATCTATCTATCTATCTATCTATCTATCTATCTCCTTAAATTATAAACGGTATTCCATTAATTCTAATGCTCTCTCTTCATTTTATTATTAAGTTCGAGATTGTTTCAATTAGAAATTTTAGTCTTAATGAGTAAATGGAATTTCTGCTGAATATCTTTTTGCAATTAATGGGCAGATGTAGTTTCAATTAATATATTCGATGATTTTATCTGCACAGTAGTATCAAGTACATTTATTATGGATTCTAGTGTTTTGCGTAAACATATAGATTTTTGCGCCCTCTGTAAATAATAACACGCGCAAATAAAAGAAAAAGTTCATCTAACCCTTTTCTCCATTTTCAAAAAAAAACAACAAGAGCAAAAGAATAATTGGTTAACCGGATATACCTCTACTTTTTTCAACGTTTGAAGAACAATTTACAATGGTAAATCGTCAGGGTGGTGCAAAATGGACTAATATTAATTTTATAAAATCAAAAGCGGATTATATTCCACAATGAAAGATTAGTTGCCAAATTGAACAAAGCTATTAGAGTGGCTATAATTGAAATAATTAAAGCTGCTGTTGATCTCTTACTATGATTCTTGAAATATCGGTTGTACATTATGAACAAAGGTAGATTGTATGTTTTCATTTTGCATTGACATATATCAATTTTAAATTGGAATTATAATGAGATTTGAAAAGTTACAACATTAAATTCTCAATTGTAGGTAGACAAAAAATCTGTGATAAAAATATCTGCAAGTTTTTCTGAAGAAAATACATTTTCAATATTTTCTTGATCTTGCCACTTACCTTCTAGATTGTTGGGTTGGTATGTAAATTTAGAAATTCTAATTGGCTTTGCTTTTTGAAATACATCGGCATACCCTTCCTTATCTAATGATCCTTGAAATATGGAGAAGGCTGCATAATTGTCATTGTCTAAATTAGCCTTATATAGCTGAAGGCATAATGTGTATCCTCCACTATGAACATCTAATCCATTATATTTATTGGACTTTATCCAATATTGGACAACATTACCGGCTAAAATCTTTTCATTTGAATAACTTCTAGTTGTTGAATTTACGAACGAAACCAACATCTTCATTTCCGCATTAATATCTTTCATTTACTACTAATTTTTATTGGGTATTTCTACATGTAAATATTTAAATAATAACCATTTCGATAATGGCGAATGTCTTTGCTCCTTATTATCTGTAAACAAATAATAGTTAGAGGG
The sequence above is a segment of the Bacteroidota bacterium genome. Coding sequences within it:
- a CDS encoding lysine 2,3-aminomutase, with translation MKLQSFALHNYQQIPQISKLTKKQIEAIDVVGSVLPFKTNNYVVNELINWDNLDNDPIFKLTFPQRGMLSKKHYDMMKMVLDNTKEKDVIKNTANIIRGELNPHPAGQVEHNIPILNGEKLTGMQHKYRETLLFFPSQGQTCHAYCTFCFRWPQFVGMDELKFAGKESSHLKDYVIQNNQVTDILFTGGDPMIMKAKIFASYIEPLLEAKPENLQTIRIGTKALGYWPYKFVSDDDTDELLRLFEKIVKCGINLSIMAHFSHPIELDTSIVKTAIARLRSVGVQIRTQSPVLKHINDSPELWAEMWRKQVNLNCIPYYMFIPRDTGAQDYFALTLEKAWKIFREAYQKVSGVCRTVRGPSMSCTPGKVQVLGVSEIKGEKVFVLRMLQGRNPDWVARPFFAKYDPEAIWMDNLKPAFDEDKFFFEDELELMFNERISDDEIENFE
- a CDS encoding aspartate 1-decarboxylase codes for the protein MQIQVLKSKIHNAFITEADVNYIGSITIDEDLMDAVSLIEGEQVHVINHRNGERLITYVIKGKRGTKEICMNGPAALKISKGDKVIIIAYVGMKIEAAKKFKPKIIFPKEDNSI